In one Echinicola marina genomic region, the following are encoded:
- the metX gene encoding homoserine O-acetyltransferase MetX has product MNLQSPYLITDMSQEVFHCKEELKLDSGESLPGFQLSYTTQGHLTPKKDNVIWVLHALTGDANVHEWWSGLVGEDKFFDPTKYFIVCANLLGSCYGSTQPLSENPNTGKSYYYDFPNLSTRDMANAFDRLREHLGIQQIDTVIGGSLGGQVALEWSYKLSESVKNTIIVASNAKTSPWTIGFNEAQRMSIESDSTWGQNHPDAGKKGLEAARAIGMLSYRHQDIFQASQGETEEKTDHFKVSSYLRYQGQKLANRFNALSYWVLTKAMDSHDLGRGRGGTAAALSQIKSKVLSIGINTDLLFTKEESQFISKNVPNGTYREISSIYGHDAFLVENEQLNYILKSFYLENNG; this is encoded by the coding sequence ATGAACTTACAATCACCGTATCTGATTACCGATATGAGCCAAGAAGTTTTCCATTGTAAGGAAGAATTGAAGTTGGATTCAGGAGAGAGCCTTCCAGGCTTCCAACTGAGCTATACTACCCAAGGACACCTTACCCCTAAAAAAGACAATGTTATTTGGGTACTGCACGCCCTTACTGGAGATGCCAATGTCCATGAGTGGTGGAGTGGACTAGTGGGAGAAGACAAGTTTTTCGACCCTACCAAATACTTCATTGTCTGTGCCAACTTGCTAGGATCTTGTTACGGTTCCACTCAGCCATTAAGTGAAAACCCTAACACAGGGAAGTCATATTATTATGACTTTCCTAACCTTTCTACCAGGGATATGGCCAATGCCTTTGACAGGCTTCGAGAGCACCTTGGCATTCAGCAAATAGATACGGTGATTGGCGGTTCCCTTGGAGGACAAGTAGCCTTGGAATGGTCATATAAACTTTCCGAAAGCGTTAAAAACACCATTATTGTCGCTTCCAATGCCAAGACCTCCCCTTGGACCATAGGCTTCAATGAAGCGCAAAGAATGTCCATAGAGTCTGACAGTACCTGGGGACAAAACCATCCTGATGCAGGCAAAAAAGGACTGGAAGCAGCCAGGGCCATAGGCATGTTGAGCTATAGGCACCAAGATATCTTTCAGGCCAGCCAAGGCGAAACTGAAGAGAAAACCGACCATTTTAAAGTCAGTTCCTATCTTAGGTACCAAGGACAGAAATTGGCCAATAGGTTCAATGCCCTCTCTTATTGGGTGCTGACCAAAGCCATGGACAGCCATGACTTGGGAAGAGGCAGAGGAGGCACAGCAGCTGCACTTTCACAGATCAAGTCCAAGGTCCTATCCATCGGCATCAATACAGACCTCCTGTTTACCAAAGAGGAATCCCAATTTATCAGTAAAAATGTGCCAAATGGCACTTATAGAGAAATCAGTTCCATATATGGACATGATGCCTTCTTGGTTGAAAATGAGCAGTTAAATTATATTTTAAAATCTTTTTATCTGGAAAATAATGGCTAA